A stretch of Bradyrhizobium sp. AZCC 2262 DNA encodes these proteins:
- a CDS encoding DUF983 domain-containing protein encodes MNAPVSFPKASWRGFTMKCPNCGQGHLFGRFLKVVDSCEVCGEDYTPQRADDLPAYLVIAVVGHLVVPALLAVEMAYSPPVWLQLLIWIPVTGLAAIFLLQPVKGTIVGLQWQTGMQGFEAAKRRRDRETRVAPLPNHVSKELVS; translated from the coding sequence ATGAACGCCCCTGTTTCGTTTCCGAAGGCCTCATGGCGCGGATTCACGATGAAGTGCCCGAACTGCGGTCAAGGCCATCTGTTCGGCCGCTTTCTGAAGGTGGTCGACAGCTGCGAAGTTTGCGGCGAGGATTACACGCCGCAGCGCGCAGACGACCTTCCAGCCTATCTTGTGATCGCCGTCGTTGGCCACCTTGTCGTGCCGGCACTTCTTGCCGTCGAGATGGCCTATTCACCTCCGGTCTGGCTTCAATTGCTGATCTGGATACCCGTTACCGGGCTTGCGGCAATCTTCTTACTGCAGCCTGTGAAGGGAACAATTGTTGGCCTGCAGTGGCAGACCGGCATGCAGGGCTTCGAAGCCGCCAAGCGCCGCCGGGATCGAGAAACCCGTGTCGCGCCCCTGCCAAACCACGTCTCCAAGGAGTTGGTGTCATGA
- a CDS encoding FUSC family protein → MSEPPSFLDRHAALVFALRTFAAAMLAFSIALLLDMPRPYWAMASVYITSNQFTGATASKAVYRILGTLIGAAATIVLLPNLVNAPELLSLGIALWVGICLYLSLIDGTPRSYVFMLAGYTVALLGFPVVSAPQATFDIVVARVQEITLGIICASVVAKLVLPRSVASAVTAQADAWLAGARRLGADVLTRRGSEQERDRERIRLAAAASEIDQLARHLGFEAASTATIAQGLLYLRQHTLSLLPLLGSIEDRKLALDSHDQAPARIATICARTARWLKAGGRDGQEADALRAAIDEIRPALGADADWTDITIAGVAVRLRNLIDVMQDCQLLREAIADGRNPEQLRLAFTPDSLTVAVSHRDHGPSLLSAAAVALAILACCGFAIATGWPDGIVAPLFAAVVGSILAGADDPLPTFRTFYGLFLVVIAVHGIYLFGVLPRITTLEMLIAALAPAFLLFGWMAARPKTARVGFILAVYISVQLALTETYSADFSSYANSSIALMVGVSLTGVLCGIVRLLGAEWVASRLIRSNWSTLAVVAEGTSRQDRVAIASLMQHRLALLATRIAVVPAEARRDAANLRQLRTALSIDDVRQASLALSRRTTMAIDTFLAHLASACRNHAARRLPDCLMGQLDSTIAFTLRDPAGEPRDAALIGLAGIRTGLFPDAPTYQPLLSGQREMAA, encoded by the coding sequence ATGAGCGAACCTCCATCATTCCTTGATCGGCACGCCGCCCTCGTCTTTGCGCTGCGGACCTTTGCGGCGGCAATGCTGGCGTTCTCGATCGCGCTGCTGCTGGATATGCCGCGCCCCTATTGGGCAATGGCGTCGGTTTACATCACTTCCAACCAGTTCACCGGGGCGACCGCCTCGAAAGCCGTCTATCGTATTCTGGGAACGCTGATCGGCGCGGCAGCGACGATCGTCCTGCTCCCGAACCTCGTCAATGCTCCGGAATTGCTCAGCCTTGGCATCGCGCTTTGGGTCGGCATTTGTCTGTACTTGTCGCTGATCGACGGAACACCGCGCAGCTACGTGTTCATGCTGGCCGGCTACACCGTGGCGCTGCTGGGCTTTCCAGTCGTATCGGCGCCACAAGCGACTTTCGACATCGTCGTCGCCCGCGTGCAGGAAATCACGCTCGGAATCATTTGTGCGAGCGTGGTTGCGAAGCTCGTGCTGCCGCGGAGCGTAGCTTCCGCAGTCACTGCACAAGCGGATGCCTGGCTCGCCGGGGCGCGCCGGCTTGGCGCGGATGTCCTCACCCGCCGCGGCAGCGAACAAGAGCGTGACAGGGAACGCATACGTCTTGCCGCTGCGGCGTCCGAAATCGACCAGCTTGCTCGGCATCTCGGCTTTGAAGCCGCCAGTACCGCAACTATCGCGCAAGGCCTCCTGTACCTCCGGCAGCATACGCTGTCACTGCTTCCGCTGCTTGGCTCTATCGAGGACCGGAAGCTCGCGCTCGACTCACACGATCAGGCGCCGGCGCGCATTGCCACAATCTGCGCCAGGACAGCGCGATGGCTCAAAGCGGGCGGCCGCGATGGACAGGAAGCCGATGCGCTGCGTGCGGCGATCGATGAAATTCGGCCGGCACTGGGCGCGGATGCCGACTGGACCGACATCACGATCGCCGGTGTCGCAGTCCGTTTGCGCAATCTCATCGATGTCATGCAGGATTGCCAGCTGCTGCGCGAGGCAATCGCCGACGGCCGCAATCCGGAACAGCTTCGGCTCGCTTTCACACCCGACAGCTTGACGGTCGCCGTCTCGCACCGGGATCACGGGCCCTCGCTCCTGTCAGCCGCGGCCGTGGCACTGGCTATCCTGGCCTGCTGCGGGTTCGCGATCGCAACCGGTTGGCCCGATGGCATCGTCGCTCCGCTGTTCGCAGCCGTCGTCGGCAGTATTCTCGCCGGCGCGGACGATCCGCTTCCGACATTTCGCACCTTCTACGGGCTATTCCTCGTCGTCATCGCCGTCCATGGAATCTACCTGTTTGGGGTGCTGCCACGGATCACGACCCTTGAGATGCTGATTGCGGCACTCGCGCCGGCTTTCCTGTTGTTCGGCTGGATGGCTGCGCGGCCGAAGACCGCCCGCGTCGGTTTCATCCTTGCCGTCTACATCTCGGTTCAATTGGCGCTGACCGAGACGTACTCGGCCGATTTCTCGTCCTATGCCAACTCCAGCATAGCGCTGATGGTGGGCGTCTCGCTTACGGGCGTCCTCTGCGGCATCGTTCGCCTGCTCGGCGCCGAATGGGTCGCAAGCCGCTTGATCCGAAGCAATTGGAGCACGCTGGCTGTCGTCGCCGAAGGCACATCGAGGCAGGATCGCGTCGCGATCGCCAGCCTGATGCAGCATCGCCTCGCCTTGCTTGCCACGCGGATCGCCGTGGTTCCTGCCGAGGCAAGGCGCGACGCCGCCAATCTTCGCCAACTCCGGACGGCATTGAGCATCGACGACGTCAGGCAGGCGAGCCTGGCCCTGTCACGGCGCACAACAATGGCGATCGATACATTCCTCGCTCATCTCGCTTCTGCTTGCAGAAACCATGCTGCCAGGCGGCTGCCGGACTGCCTGATGGGACAACTCGACAGCACGATCGCGTTCACGCTGCGGGATCCGGCGGGCGAGCCCCGCGATGCGGCGCTGATCGGGCTCGCTGGCATCCGCACAGGACTCTTCCCGGACGCACCGACCTATCAGCCGCTGCTGTCAGGACAACGGGAGATGGCCGCATGA
- a CDS encoding DUF1656 domain-containing protein, producing MTYEIDLFGVLVPSLVLWSVIAYLLARIISKLIARVGLYRWIWHPALFDFSLFVCLVASLVFTSKEFFS from the coding sequence ATGACATACGAAATTGACCTGTTCGGCGTGCTCGTACCGAGCCTCGTGCTCTGGAGCGTGATCGCCTACCTGCTGGCGCGCATCATCAGCAAGCTGATCGCGCGCGTCGGACTGTATCGCTGGATCTGGCATCCCGCACTGTTTGATTTCTCGCTTTTCGTTTGCCTGGTCGCCAGCCTGGTCTTCACTTCAAAGGAGTTTTTCTCATGA
- a CDS encoding HlyD family secretion protein: MKAFQNLLRRFALTGLMVLAALWAGYKLWDYYMDAPWTRDGHVRADVVPVAPDVSGFVSEVLVRDNQQVQRGDVLFRIDRARYGIALEQADAVLAARRAALDNAEADLKRYSALTPGEVVSRQRLEQVVATQATGKANYDQAVADRALAQLNLERSEVHASVGGTVTNMELRPGTYLAPGKGVMALLDTDTLHVQGYFEETKLQRIHIGDPVNVRLMGSDHALRGRVESIAAGIEDRDRSNGSTLLANVNPTFNWVRLAQRVPVRIALDRADERNELVAGATATVEVLKSDIRGNQIGSESRPSRSQRLAHALDLTLVQLTPQSSALMALP; this comes from the coding sequence ATGAAAGCCTTTCAGAATTTGCTACGCCGCTTCGCGTTGACCGGTCTCATGGTGCTGGCCGCGCTTTGGGCCGGCTACAAACTATGGGACTACTATATGGACGCGCCCTGGACCCGCGACGGTCACGTCCGGGCTGACGTGGTGCCTGTGGCTCCCGATGTCTCCGGCTTCGTGAGCGAGGTATTGGTCAGGGATAACCAGCAGGTGCAACGCGGTGATGTGCTGTTCCGGATCGACCGAGCGCGCTACGGGATCGCACTGGAGCAGGCCGACGCGGTGCTGGCCGCAAGACGCGCCGCGCTCGACAACGCTGAGGCAGATCTGAAGCGCTACAGCGCGCTGACGCCCGGCGAAGTTGTTTCCAGGCAAAGGTTGGAACAGGTCGTCGCCACCCAGGCGACGGGAAAGGCAAATTACGATCAGGCCGTCGCCGACCGTGCGCTTGCGCAGCTCAATCTCGAGCGCAGCGAGGTGCACGCTTCCGTCGGCGGCACCGTCACCAACATGGAGCTGAGGCCGGGGACGTACCTCGCGCCCGGAAAAGGAGTGATGGCACTGCTCGACACCGACACGCTGCACGTCCAGGGCTATTTCGAGGAAACCAAACTGCAGCGCATCCACATCGGCGATCCCGTCAACGTGCGGCTGATGGGAAGCGATCATGCGTTGCGAGGCCGCGTGGAAAGCATCGCGGCCGGTATCGAAGACCGCGACCGCAGCAATGGCTCGACGCTTCTTGCCAACGTCAATCCGACCTTCAACTGGGTGCGGCTCGCGCAGCGGGTCCCGGTCCGGATCGCGCTCGATCGCGCCGACGAACGCAACGAACTCGTGGCTGGAGCCACCGCGACCGTTGAGGTGCTGAAGTCGGATATTCGCGGCAACCAGATCGGTTCCGAGAGCCGGCCAAGCCGCTCCCAGCGGCTTGCCCACGCCTTGGACCTCACCCTCGTGCAGCTGACGCCGCAGTCGAGCGCTTTGATGGCGCTACCCTGA
- a CDS encoding sulfite exporter TauE/SafE family protein, whose protein sequence is MELTATTVLIAFAGVFLICFMKGAFGGGFSIVGIPLLSFVMDPVTAGGLLAPLFIAMDLFALRYWKPSTWSKPDLTLLVPGLVIGIGLGYLLFRVMDHRAVAIVMAVVTLIFVGLWLFAGSEVKIQPRSSPKAVAAGLASGVTTMVAHSGGPPLAMYLLPLGLSKEVYAGTTSMFFTVGNATKAVPWLLLVHPTGNVWIVMAACVLAIPAGVWLGWRLHGKLDQQQIYRACYGLLVVTALKLLWDGVSGYLA, encoded by the coding sequence ATGGAACTGACAGCCACCACTGTTTTAATCGCGTTCGCCGGCGTGTTCCTGATCTGCTTCATGAAGGGCGCATTCGGCGGCGGGTTCTCCATTGTCGGCATTCCGCTGTTGTCGTTCGTGATGGATCCGGTGACGGCCGGCGGCCTTCTCGCACCATTGTTCATCGCGATGGACCTGTTTGCGCTTCGCTACTGGAAGCCCTCGACATGGTCGAAGCCGGACCTGACGTTGTTGGTGCCCGGGCTCGTGATCGGCATCGGGCTCGGATACCTGTTGTTCCGCGTGATGGACCATCGCGCCGTCGCGATCGTGATGGCGGTGGTCACTCTGATCTTTGTCGGCCTATGGCTTTTCGCTGGCTCGGAGGTGAAGATTCAGCCGCGTTCGTCGCCAAAGGCGGTCGCTGCCGGTCTCGCCTCGGGCGTTACCACCATGGTCGCACATTCCGGCGGGCCCCCGCTGGCGATGTATCTGCTGCCGCTCGGCCTCAGCAAGGAAGTCTACGCGGGAACGACGAGCATGTTCTTCACGGTCGGCAACGCGACCAAGGCGGTACCGTGGTTGCTGTTGGTCCACCCCACAGGCAACGTCTGGATCGTGATGGCGGCCTGCGTGCTCGCCATCCCCGCCGGGGTATGGCTTGGTTGGCGGCTTCACGGAAAGCTGGACCAGCAACAGATTTATCGCGCCTGCTACGGATTGCTGGTCGTGACCGCGTTGAAGTTATTGTGGGACGGCGTATCCGGCTATCTCGCGTAA
- a CDS encoding winged helix-turn-helix transcriptional regulator encodes MKDNTSDQTLCPVDRAEAVVGDRWTVLILRELFMRCHRFDKIQAQTSATPQMIAARLKKLEVDGLVKRRAYNKRPLRYEYHLTNKGEAFFPVLLALRAWGETWSKSPKEERAVNYTHVSCGKPAGLGPVCQSCGKPLHREELTAEQTPEYQSERDARWEAFKTSHE; translated from the coding sequence ATGAAGGACAATACTTCTGACCAAACGCTCTGTCCGGTGGACCGCGCCGAAGCCGTGGTGGGCGACCGCTGGACGGTGCTAATCCTTCGCGAACTCTTCATGCGCTGTCATCGCTTCGATAAGATCCAGGCGCAGACGAGCGCGACACCGCAAATGATTGCGGCGCGCTTGAAGAAGCTCGAAGTGGACGGGCTGGTGAAGCGACGCGCCTACAACAAGCGTCCCCTGCGATACGAATATCACCTGACGAACAAGGGCGAGGCGTTCTTTCCCGTGCTGCTGGCGCTGCGCGCCTGGGGCGAGACCTGGAGCAAGTCGCCTAAGGAGGAGCGGGCTGTGAACTACACCCATGTCTCCTGCGGCAAACCGGCGGGGCTTGGTCCAGTCTGCCAATCCTGCGGCAAGCCGTTGCATCGCGAGGAACTGACTGCGGAGCAAACTCCCGAATATCAAAGCGAACGCGACGCGCGGTGGGAGGCGTTCAAAACAAGCCATGAGTGA